TCCCTACGGGATAGCTTTGCTTCGCGGCTATTTGAGCAATGTAAAGTTTTGTTACAAAAATCGGGTGATTTGCATAAAAAGCAGATGAACGCCCTGATAGGTATATAGCAAGGTTTGCAAGGCGGGCTTTGCTGGTTTTCGCGCAACTATATTTTTGAGGAGATGGGATTATGGCGAATATTACTTTAGGGCAAACGATTAGCGAAAGTTTGAGCACCACTGATACTAAAAATCCTAAAAAATTGGGTAGCTTCTCGGATGACTATACATTGAGTGGGTTTTCCAATTGGCAGCAAGTTCAGGTCAACCTCGATTCTACTGCGATTGACAGTTACCTACAACTGGTAAATGCTTCAACAGGTGCAGTGATTGCCTTTAATGACGACTCAGGTGGTAGTCGAAATTCACAACTAAGTTTTACGAAGGTTCCCGGGGTTGATTATATTCTTCGGGCTACGAGTGCTAACTCTGGTGAAATAGGAAATTATACTATTAATACTGGGTCATTAGGGATTGCCTCATCCCTAGTTACAACCGGCGGGACTGGAGAGGTGGGGACAGTTGATCCATTAGGAAGATTTGTAAAGATAGGAACTTTTGTTAACACCATCAGTTCACCATATTACTTTGATGTTGCTTTATCTAATGACAACAAGATTTTAGGTATTGGGGGCCTTAGTTTGTCTAACCAGTTATACAGTTTAGATGCCGGCTCAGATTCATCCTCATTGATTGGCAACTTGCCTTCTGATGTGTTCATGGACGCTCTGGAATTTTTGCCTAATGGCACACTTTACGGAGCTAGTTTCCCTAGCTCTAGTACCAATAGCTCTACATTATACACCATTAATCCCCAAGATGGGACTTTATCATCAATAGCAAACTTTCCTGTGAACGGAGATTCAGTTGTAGACATGGTATTTGATCCTGTCAATAACCGATTTTTGTTAGTTGACAGTAGTCCATCTACCTCTACCTCTACCTCTACCTTGTCTTCGGTTTCCTTAACTGGTCAATCCACTAAAATTGGTGACATTGGCTTTGGTAAACTCTATAACTTATCCTTAGAGGGAAGCACTCTTGTCGGTTTCACAGGTGATAACAAGCGAATTATTATTGATCCAGCAACAGGAAAAGGGACTTTCGATAGAAATATTACAGGTATTAGCAACAACAGTAAGATTATTGGTGCAGCGTCTATTCCATCTGCCACTCGGACTCAAGCGCCGACTCCAACTCCAACTCCTCTAACTCCAACGCCAACTCCAACTCCAACTCCGACTCCAACCCCGGCTTTAACGACGACTGTAAGTGTGACTCCTTTCCTTGTAACAGGCAAAGTCGAGGCTAATTTTGTTGACTCAATAACCGATAAAAACATAGAAATTGCTGCCAATGCAGCACCTATACAACTGGTTCAAGAATATGATAAGCTACCCTACGGATATTTTCTCGATACTTTGATGAGCAAGACATCTCGAAATGTCAATCTTCAATTCGTTCCAGAAAGCTCAACTAAAGCAAAACAAACATGGCTCGTCATTCATGGTTTGAATGTTAGTGCTGACGACAATCCTAACTATGCAGGCGATTTTTCTGATTTAGGAAAAGCAGTTGCTCAGGCAAATCCCGACGATCGAGTTCTACTTCTCGACTGGAAGGAAGCAGCGGCTGGGGGTAAGCTGAATGATAAAGAATTTGATCCACTTAGTCTACTTGCTCTACAAAGGCTTGGCAATTACACGGCTGCTAAGTGGATTAGACCGGTTGCTAAATGGGTAGTAAAGAATCTGAAAGAACAATTTGGAGTTGATGCGGAGTATGCCAGTAAAAATCTTAATTTAATTGGTCATAGCCTCGGTTCATTACTTAGTAATGAAATAGCTCGCATATGGCAAGAAGAACAAACAGCAGACAAAAAAGGTATAGATCCAAATGGTAAAGGAATAGGTGTAAATACAATATTTGCCCTCGATCCGCCATCTCAAGCTAACATTAGCGGCTTAGCACTGGGACAGCCAGGATTTGGATATGATGTAGATGGGACAACAGCAGTAATGGATTTTATATCTCCTGACTCAGGAAGTGATAAAATATATCTGCCTAACTTCAAAGAAGTATCCCGTTTTTCTAGAGCTTTTGTTGGTAAAAACAGTCTGTCTGGAAATCAAATTTTTGCAGGACAGGCAGACGAATCATTCCAGATGAATTTTAGTGATGGTATTCGTGCAGATACAGGGGAAGAGCATCAGTGGGTTATCGAAGCATTCAAGAATTTGATTATCCAAAAAAATGAGTTGGGAGATATTGGCAATTTAGTGAGCCTAAACTCTATTTTGAGTGATGATCTCCAAGGCAAAGAAAAAGCTTACGATAATCGCCATGCAGGAATTCTGGCATTTGATACTCCCCAGATTAAAAGAGAAGATCTCAAAGATGATAAAGATTTGCCCAAGCCACTATTTTTGACTGTAAAAAATAAGAATGGTGGCAATGATGATGACATCGTTTACGGTACTAACGGAAAGGATACTTTAGATGGTTCCGATGGTATTTTTTCTCAAGGTAGCTCACTTTATAACGGTGCAGGCAAAGACATATTTTACGGTAAGGCAGGAAATGATAGCATTTTTGGTGGTTCTGGCGATGATACCATCTACGGCGATCAAGACAATGATACCATCTACGGCGAGCAAGACAATGACATCATTTTTGGTGGTGCAAACAATGATCTAATTTGGGGTGGAAAAGGAAATGATAAAATTGACGGAGAAGGTGGCGATGATACTCTTAATGGAGACAACAATAAGGATACATTAATTGGTGGCTCAGGTGCAGACATTCTTAATGGTTATGAGGATGACGATATACTGATTGGGGGTGCAGACAAAGACATTCTAACAGGTGGTGATGGCAGTGATATATTTGTTTTTTCACCTGGCGAGGGTGCTACCAGTATCAATGAAGTGGATATCATTACAGACTTTGGATTTGGTAATTTCTTTGGAGGAGGAGGTGTTGACAAAATAAGCTTATCTGGTAAATTGTGGGAGAATAAAGATAACATTAAATTCTTGCCAATCTCAAGACCATCAATTAATACCCCAAGAAGTGGTAACTTGATGCCTCCTGTCGTAGAAACTGCTATGGTATTAGGCACTGAATATTTAGTAGGATTTAATCGTACTTTCACCAATGATGAGGAGCAAAAGATTAGGGATGGGTTTTTTCAAAGAATCTAAAGTGACTCGCCTAACAGCTATCATTTGAGTGCGATAGCCCTTACGTCAAAAAGAGCGATCGCCCTTCCCCCCCATCCGCGTCCATCCGCGTGCATCTGCGGTTCAAAAGTGCGACCTTACGTCAAAAAGAGCGATCGCCCTTGTGAAAATCAAGCTCGCGATATACGATCTATAAACCCTATTCTTTTCTCAGGAGTATCCTCATCAGTACAAAGCCTAGCAGTTCACCCGAACCTCAAGAGGACTCGCCAGCACTTTTCGGAGCGGGTGGTCGTTGGCCAGTCATTGATGAAATTGTTGACTCCACAGTTGTCAGACAGCAAAGTAACCTATCTTGTGGCCCTGCTAGTGCTGAAATACTCCTCAAAGACCGAGGAATTGCTAATATAGAGCAAGACGCTATTGAAAATTTAACAGGAGCACCCACATCGGCCGAAGAAATTGCCAATGCCCTTAACGAACTGACTCCGGCTACTTCTCATCAATGGCAAGCTGGTTTTATTGATACATCAACACCTCTAGCAGCTTTTAACCTGTTATTAAATACTGAACAGTCGTGGATGGCTCAAATGAAAGAATTTGGTAACAGAGTCGGACACATGGTAGTAGTTGACGGTCTCGATGTGACAGGACTTGTTCTAATTCGAGACCCCTGGGAAGGGACAAGGTATAAAATGAATATAGATGAATTTTTAAAGGTTTGGAATCAAATTGCAGTTTTCTGAGGCATCCCATGAATATCACAGTGCTTTCAATAGAACCAGCGAGCGAATTGGGAACATTCAATATGATCGTATTGCTCGATCGCGATCGGCATCAGTTCACAATGACCGCAGAAACAGCAAAGGTTTCGGGACAAACTATCCCGTTAATCAAGGGCGATCGGCATTTCTGCAAAACCTTTAGATGGAATCCCGAAGCCAGTGTTAAACTGTATAAGCTAATGTCTCAATTGAATCGGGGAGACTTTCTAGAATTTCCCATTAATCTTGGTGATTTTAAATTTATAGAAGTAGAACGATTCTCTTTAAATAAGGAAGTCAAAATATCCGTAAAATGAGGCGAAAGCTCGTTATTTCATCACTCAACCCACGCACTCACCCCACGTCCATCTGTGGTTAATAAAAAGCGCGATCGACCTTTCGTCAAAAAGTGCGATTCCCTACGGGATAGCTTCGCTTCACGCCCTTTTTATATTACCTAGTTCAATATCAAAATTGGTAACAATCAAGATGTCCCATGATAGGATTAAGTCAAAGAAGTGCAAGCTAATTCAGATAAATGACAGACGAAACTAGACGACAAATAGCTATACGAATAGCTAGAGAACTAGCATTAATGACAGTCATTTCACCGAAAAGACCGGGGCAAGGCTTTCAAACCTTTAGTGAATTTAAAAGAACGATCGGGGTGGCAGGATTGGGCTTAGCGTGGCATCATATAGTTGGGCAAACAACATCAAACTTACAACGATTTGGGGCAGAAGCAATACACAATACAGGCAATCTCATCCGACTCGAACATGGTACTGGGTCAATTCATCAAGAAATCACCAATTTATACAACTCCATCCAACCCGAACTAACTGGTACAAATACTTTAACAGTTAGAGCATGGATCGGTACTAAATCTTTTGAAGAACAACAAGACTTTGGCATCAGAATTATCAGAGCTTTCGGAGGAACAGTCGAATGCTGACTCTAGACATCCAATCAATACTCAATTCTATTCCCCATCAAATGCCCTGGCAAGACATCGTACAATTTGAAAAACTAGACGATCGCGTTGCCATTGCCAACAATCTTTGTGCCAATATTATTGGTGTTAACGAAAATACTATTGAATGGTGCCCCGACGACGAACCGCCAAATCATTTAGAAACGCTCGTTTGGTGGTGGGTTGTTCGTCCCGATTTAGGAGCGGCGATTGCCAAAGAAGCTCCTCAAGAACTCAAACAGATTATTAGTCAGTATATTTTGCAAACTTGACAAAAATTAACGATAGAACAACCTAGATTTACGTTTTATTGTCCTACTGCTACCTGAGTGCGATCGCCCTTTTGCCCATCCGCGTCCATCAGCGTGCATCTGCGGTTCAAAAGTGCGATCGCCCTTTCCCCATCCGCGTCCATCAGCGTGCATCTGCGGC
The window above is part of the Microcoleus sp. bin38.metabat.b11b12b14.051 genome. Proteins encoded here:
- a CDS encoding papain-like cysteine protease family protein, encoding MVDSTVVRQQSNLSCGPASAEILLKDRGIANIEQDAIENLTGAPTSAEEIANALNELTPATSHQWQAGFIDTSTPLAAFNLLLNTEQSWMAQMKEFGNRVGHMVVVDGLDVTGLVLIRDPWEGTRYKMNIDEFLKVWNQIAVF